From one Anopheles cruzii chromosome 3, idAnoCruzAS_RS32_06, whole genome shotgun sequence genomic stretch:
- the LOC128275666 gene encoding proliferating cell nuclear antigen — protein sequence MFEARLNTSAVLKKVLDAIKDLLNEATFDCSDSGIQLQAMDNSHVSLVSLSLRSDGFDKYRCDRNLSMGMNLANMAKIMKCANNDDIITMKAQDNADTVTFMFESHNQDKMSDYEMKLMNLDQEHLGIPETDYACVVRMPAMEFARICRDLSQFGESVVISCTKEGIKFSATGDAGSANIKLTQTSSVEKEDEAVVIEMQEPVTLTFACRYLNSFTKATPLCQQVQLSMSADVPLVVEYRIPDLGHIRYYLAPKIEDDEN from the exons ATGTTCGAGGCTCGGCTTAACACTAGCGCTGTCCTTAAGAAGGTTCTTGATGCTATCAAGGACCTGCTAAACGAGGCAACATTCGACTGCAGCGACTCCGGTATCCAACTGCAGGCGATGGATAATTCTCATGTGTCCCTAGTTTCGCTATCGCTACGTTCTGATGGTTTCGACAAATACCGATGCGACCGAAACCTGTCGATGGGAATGAATCTGGCCAACATGGCGAAAATCATGAAATGCGCAAATAATGACGACATCATTACTATGAAAGCACAGGATAATGCGGATACTGTAACATTCATGTTTGAATCGCATAATCAAGACAAAATGTCTGACTATGAGATGAAGCTGATGAATCTCGACCAGGAGCACTTAGGTATCCCCGAAACGGATTATGCTTGTGTAGTTCGGATGCCTGCGATGGAGTTCGCTCGTATTTGTCGCGATTTATCGCAATTCGGCGAGTCTGTTGTTATATCATGCACTAAAGAAG GTATCAAATTCTCCGCTACAGGAGATGCCGGTTCAGCCAACATCAAACTTACACAGACGTCTTCCGTCGAGAAGGAGGATGAAGCCGTCGTTATTGAGATGCAGGAACCCGTAACTCTGACTTTCGCCTGTCGCTATCTCAACTCATTCACCAAGGCTACGCCGCTTTGCCAACAGGTACAGCTATCCATGTCAGCTGATGTGCCACTGGTTGTTGAATATCGAATCCCTGATCTAGGTCACATTCGTTATTACCTAGCCCCCAAGATTGAAGATGACGAAAACTAa
- the LOC128275665 gene encoding DNA replication licensing factor Mcm6, with product MDVADAHVGQLRVRDDVGIRCQKLFMVFLEEFKEEGELKYIKTVAQLIHPDRSTLEVSFDDVEKWNQTLATAIIEEYYRIFPFLCSAVSQFVRDRTELTKPKECYVSFVDVPTRHKVRELATSKIGTLIRISGQVVRTHPVHPELVTGTFVCVDCQTEVRDVEQQFKFTNPTICRNPVCANRKRFMLDVDKSLFIDFQKVRIQETQAELPRGCIPRSLEVILRSEIVETVQAGDRYDFTGTLIVIPDVGALQLPGAKAEISSRHKQGDNAAEGVRGLKALGVRDLNYKMAFLACSVQVTSSRFGGTDMPMSEVTAEDMKKHMTDAEWNKIYEMSRDAKLYQNLINSLFPSVYGNDEVKRGIVLMLFGGVAKTTQEKTTLRGDLNVCIVGDPSTAKSQFLKQVADFSPRAVYTSGKASSAAGLTAAVVRDEESFDFVIEAGALMLADNGICCIDEFDKMDPHDQVAIHEAMEQQTISIAKAGVRATLNARTSILAAANPIGGRYDRSKSLQQNIQLSAPIMSRFDLFFILVDECNELVDYAIARKIVDLHSHIENRVEQIYSREDVLRYILFARQFKPVIMDEAMELLVENYGHLRQRDTGTSGKSTWRITVRQLESMIRLSEAMAKMECSEKVTVQHVKEAYRLLNKSIIRVEQPDIHLDDEEADEALNDVLNTPENDATEAVMGSQTVDENGHGSQPVAKKKLTLSFEEYKNLSNMLVIHMRNEESRFDSEEAELEGIRKTELINWYLEQVADQIESEEELVVRKTLIEKVVDRLIYHDQVIIPLKMAKLGEKAATEDEDPLLVVHPNYIVES from the exons ATGGATGTAGCAGATGCTCATGTTGGCCAGCTTCGAGTTCGCGATGATGTAGGCATTCGTTGTCAAAAattatttatggtttttttggAAGA ATTCAAAGAAGAAGGAGAGCTAAAGTATATTAAGACAGTTGCTCAGCTAATCcatcccgatcgatcgacgttGGAAGTAAGCTTCGATGATGTGGAAAAGTGGAACCAGACCCTGGCCACTGCCATAATCGAAGAATATTATCGCATATTTCCCTTCCTGTGCTCGGCCGTATCGCAGTTTGTGCGCGATCGGACAGAGCTGACAAAACCGAAAGAATGTTATGTTTCGTTCGTGGACGTACCCACACGGCACAAGGTACGCGAGCTGGCCACTTCCAAAATCGGAACGCTTATAAGGATCTCTGGACAGGTCGTACGCACGCACCCGGTTCACCCGGAACTGGTAACCGGTACATTCGTGTGTGTCGATTGCCAAACAGAGGTACGGGATGTGGAGCAACAATTTAAGTTCACCAATCCGACTATCTGTCGCAATCCGGTTTGTGCCAACCGGAAGCGTTTTATGCTGGACGTGGACAAGTCGTTGTTTATAGATTTTCAGAAGGTGCGCATACAGGAAACTCAAGCGGAACTGCCGCGTGGTTGTATCCCACGCTCACTAGAGGTCATCTTGCGATCTGAAATAGTCGAAACTGTGCAGGCCGGTGACCGATATGATTTTACGGGTACGCTTATCGTCATTCCGGATGTGGGAGCGCTGCAGCTACCGGGAGCGAAAGCGGAAATAAGTTCTCGACACAAACAAGGCGATAATGCTGCGGAAGGTGTGCGTGGGTTGAAGGCGTTGGGGGTTCGTGATTTGAACTATAAAATGGCATTTTTGGCCTGTTCAGTACAAGTCACATCATCGCGCTTTGGTGGCACTGACATGCCGATGAGCGAGGTCACGGCGGAAGATATGAAGAAACACATGACGGACGCAGAGTGGAATAAAATTTACGAGATGTCGCGCGATGCTAAGCTTTACCAGAATCTCATTAACAGCCTGTTTCCGTCAGTGTATGGCAACGACGAGGTGAAAAGAGGAATTGTGCTGATGCTGTTCGGGGGTGTTGCCAAGACAACACAAGAAA AGACAACATTGCGCGGCGACTTGAACGTTTGCATCGTCGGTGATCCGAGCACTGCAAAATCACAGTTCCTGAAGCAGGTTGCAGACTTCTCCCCGCGTGCAGTTTACACTTCGGGAAAGGCCTCATCGGCTGCTGGTTTGACGGCGGCAGTGGTGAGGGATGAAGAGAGCTTCGACTTTGTGATTGAAGCGGGAGCACTCATGTTAGCCGATAATGGGATTTGTTGTATTGATGAATTTGACAAAATGGATCCTCACGACCAGGTGGCGATCCACGAAGCCATGGAGCAGCAAACAATTTCGATCGCCAAAGCGGGTGTGCGTGCGACGTTGAATGCACGCACCTCCATTTTGGCGGCAGCAAATCCAATCGGTGGTCgttacgatcgatcgaagtcGTTGCAACAAAATATTCAGCTCAGCGCACCGATTATGTCTCGCTTTGATCTGTTTTTTATTCTCGTCGATGAATGCAACGAACTGGTAGATTATGCAATCGCTAGAAAAATTGTTGACTTGCACTCGCACATTGAAAATCGTGTTGAGCAAATATATTCGCGAGAGGACGTTTTGCGCTACATTTTATTTGCGCGTCAGTTCAAGCCCGTCATCATGGACGAAGCCATGGAATTGTTGGTGGAAAACTATGGACATTTGCGGCAGCGCGATACTGGCACGTCTGGTAAGAGCACTTGGCGTATTACGGTACGCCAGCTGGAAAGTATGATTCGACTGAGCGAAGCAATGGCAAAAATGGAATGTAGCGAGAAAGTCACTGTACAGCACGTGAAGGAAGCGTATCGACTGCTGAATAAATCAATAATACGTGTTGAGCAGCCCGACATTCACCTGGACGATGAAGAAGCTGATGAAGCACTAAACGACGTACTAAACACACCAGAAAACGATGCAACGGAAGCAGTAATGGGAAGCCAGACGGTGGATGAGAATGGGCATGGTAGTCAACCCGTTGCCAAAAAAAAGCTTACGCTTTCCTTCGAAGAGTACAAAAACCTTTCCAACATGTTAGTAATACACATGCGTAACGAAGAGAGTCGTTTTGATTCGGAAGAAGCGGAGCTCGAGGGAATCCGCAAGACTGAGCTGATCAACTGGTACTTAGAGCAAGTGGCCGATCAAATTGAATCCGAGGAGGAGTTGGTTGTGAGAAAAACTCTGATCGAAAAAGTTGTGGATCGCTTGATTTATCAC gACCAAGTTATTATTCCActgaaaatggccaaactaGGTGAAAAGGCTGCAACAGAAGATGAAGATCCACTGCTCGTCGTGCATCCAAACTACATCGTAGAAAGTTAA
- the LOC128271564 gene encoding short neuropeptide F, whose product MCRINVTTFTLLLLFTVGSLMSDSLHPPDGSIKDLYEYLLQREYAAPVSYADHQIKRKAVRSPSLRLRFGRRSDTSIPALPEDDDEPMDQRAIRAPQLRLRFGRNDPVWSSFNENALLEENYDKRAPSQKLRWGRSNLFGNLVNQYQPNDVMQQKTIRAPQLRLRFGRTDPSWSIYNEHQRTIAEQPILTNESNQKRAPTQRLRWGRSDPSLTSKGSTEDKTPDEVENDSNAAVDK is encoded by the exons ATGTGCAGAATAAACGTAACCACGTTTACATTACTTTTATTGTTCACAGTAGGGAGTCTAATGTCGGATTCGTTACATCCTCCAGATG GCTCGATTAAAGATTTGTATGAGTATCTTCTGCAACGGGAATATGCCGCTCCTGTATCTTATGCCGATCATCAAATTAAGCGAAAAGCAGTAAGATCCCCATCGCTGAGATTACGTTTCGGGCGACGTAGCGATACTTCAATTCCTGCTCTGCCAGAGGAT GATGACGAGCCGATGGATCAGAGAGCAATTCGGGCTCCCCAGCTCCGACTCAGGTTTGGAAGAAATGATCCCGTTTGGTCTTCGTTTAACGAAAACGCGCTGCTCGAGGAAAACTATGACAAGCGAGCTCCTTCTCAAAAGCTGCGATGGGGCCGTTCCAATTTATTTGGCAATCTGGTCAATCAG TATCAGCCCAATGACGTTATGCAGCAGAAAACTATAAGGGCTCCACAACTCAGACTACGCTTCGGCAGAACCGATCCATCCTGGTCAATATACAATGAGCATCAACGCACTATTGCAGAGCAACCGATATTAACGAACGAATCTAACCAAAAGCGTGCACCAACCCAGAGGCTCCGATGGGGACGTTCCGATCCGTCGCTCACTAGTAAAGGTTCAACAGAG GACAAGACACCGGATGAGGTGGAAAATGATAGCAACGCCGCTGTTGACAAGTAA